The DNA region TCACCCTGCGCTACGGGGACACCATGCTTCTGGTGACTGCCCAGGCGCGCGACGACAAGAGCACCCTCGACTTCCTGCCCCTCACCGTCGAGTTCGAGGAACGCCATTACTCGGTGGGCAAGATTCCCGGCTCCTTCCACCGCCGCGAGGGGCGCCCCGGCGAGCGGGCGATTTTGAGCGCACGCATCACCGACCGCCAGATTCGGCCCCTCTTTCCCAAGGGCTACCGCCACGAGACCCAGGTCATCATCACGGTGATCAGCGCCGACCAGCAGAACCTCCCCGACGTGCTGGGGCCCATCGGCGCCTCGGCGGCCCTGAGCGTCAGCGACATCCCCTGGAACGGCCCGACCGCCTGCGTCCGCGTGGGACAGGTGGACGGCGAGTACGTCCTCAACCCGACCAGCGACCAGCTCACCCGCTCGACCCTCGACCTCGTGGTGGCGGGCACACGCCAGGCCGTGATCATGGTCGAGGCGGGCGCGCAGGAGGTTCCCGAGGAGAGCCTGGTGGGCGCCATCGAGTTCGCGCACGCGGGGATGCAGGGCGTGCTCGACCTGATCGAGACCATGCGCGCCGAGCTGGGCCGCGAGAAGTTCAACTTCCTCGCCGACGGTGACCTCTCCCCCGACCTCGTGCCCGAACTCGCCGAGGCGGCGCGGGCGGAGGGCCTGCGTGACGCCCTGCTCACCACCAGGAAGAAGGAGCGCAGCGCGAACCTCAAGGCGTTGCGAAACAGGTTGATCGAGGCGCGCGTGCCCGATCCTGGGGCCGAGGGGGCGGCGGGGCAGGTAGAGGCCCTCAAGGACGCCTTCGCCAAGGTGGAGAAGCAGGAGCTGCGCCGCCTGATCATCGAGGAGGACCTGCGCGCCGACGGACGCAACACGCGCACCGTGCGCCCGATCTGGATCGAGGTCCGGCCCCTGCCCCGCGCCCACGGCAGCGCAATCTTTACGCGCGGCGAGACGCAGGTGCTCGGCGTCGCCACCCTGGGCACCGAGCGCGACGAACTGCTGGTGGACGACCTGACCGCCGAGGAGAACGACCGCTTCCTGCTGCACTACAACTTCCCGCCGTACTCGACCGGTGAGGTCAAGCGCATGGGCGGTCAGTCCCGCCGCGAGGTCGGGCACGGCAACCTCGCCAAGCGGGCGATCCGGGCGGTCCTTCCCGCCTTCGACGACTTCCCCTACGTGCTCCGCGTGGTGGGCGAGGTTCTGGAATCCAACGGGTCGTCCAGCATGGCGACGGTCTGCGCCGGGACGCTGGCCCTGATGGACGCGGGCGTGCCGCTGCGGGCCCCGGTCGCGGGCGTGGCGATGGGTCTGGTGATGGAGGGGGAGCGCTACCGCATCCTCACCGACATCCTGGGGCTGGAAGATGCGCTGGGCGACATGGACTTCAAGGTCTGCGGCACGGCCCAGGGCGTCACGGCCCTCCAGATGGACATCAAGGTGGGCGGCATCACCCCCGCCGTGATGCGCGAGGCGCTGACGCAGGCCCGCGAGGCGCGGCTGTACATCCTGGGCAAGATGGCCGAGGTGCTGCCCGCTCCCAGGCCCGAACTCTCCCCCACCGCGCCGCGCATCCTGACCCTCAGGATCAACCCCGAACTCATCGGCAAGGTGATCGGCCCCGGCGGCAAGCAGATCCGCGAGCTGGAGGCGATGGGCGCGCAGATCACGGTGGAGGAGGACGGGACGGTGCGCATCTTCAGCGCCGATGGGCAGGCCGCCGAGGCAGTGCGGGGGCGCATCGAGGGCCTGACGAAGACCGCCCGCGTGGGCGAGGAATACGAGGGCACGGTGGTCAAGACCGCCCCCTTCGGCGCCTTCGTCAACCTCTTCCCCGGCCAGGACGGGATGCTGCACATCTCGCAGATCAGCGAGCAGAGGATCAACGCCGTCGAAGACGCGCTCAACGTCGGCGACCAGCTGCGCGTGAAGATCGCCAACATCGACGACCGGGGCAAGATCGACCTGATTCGCCCCGAGCTGGAGGGTAAGATCGCCCCGCGCGAACCGCGTCCGGCGAGGGCCGGTGGTGGTGACCGGGGACCGCGCCCGCCGCGCCGGGACTGACCGAGCAAGGATTTGGGGCCGCTTCCGGGAGGAACGGCCCCTTGCCCCTTGGTTTGGCGAGGAGGAGCCACCGATTCACCAAGCCGTCATCCGCCCCCCCAGTCCGCCGTGTGCCGAAACCGCCCGAGGCCGACCTCGTCGAACTCGTCCTGCCCGGGAGAACGAGGGACGCCCAACAGCCGAAGGGCATGGTTGATCGCCCCTCCCCCCTTCGAGCATTCGGGTCCCATAACGCACTTGCCCTGCTGCCAGACGGCGGCTACCTGGGTCCCCGAACCCCCGAAGAAGTCGGCCTCCACGTAGGCCACACGGCCCAGACGGGAGACTTCCACCAGGAACGCCTCCAGGACTGCGCCCGACTTCCAGAACGCACCAGAGGTGCCGGGGCCGGATAGTCCGAACTGCTCGTCCAAAACCTCGTCCGTGAGGGGAATGAGCGCGATGCCGTGCCCTAACGAGATCGTCGGCAACCCGTGTTTGAACCTGGCGGCTTGGGAATCGAGCAAAACTGCTTCAAGCGTGTAGCCCATGCAGCCCCCTCCCCCAACAGGGCAAACCCATTCGGAAGGGTTCTACTCCTCCCGCGCCGTGAACACTGCCAGCATCGCCGCCGCAAGCGCCCCGACCGCGCCCACGACGAGCGGCGCGTCCTGCCCCACCAAAAAGGCCTCGATGGTGAGGACGAGGCCGAACACACTCGCGCCCAGGGTCAGGAGAAGCACCCCCCAGAGCGGCACGGTTGAGGCCCGCCGCGCGGAGAGGCGGGTGCCCCAGCCGAAGCCCGCGAGGATCAGGAGTCCCGCCCCCAGCCAGCCAGTCATGCCCGCAGGATAGCCTGGGCTAGAATCCGGCCATGAGGCCCGCCTACCTGACCGCCGCCCGCAGCCTGCAACTCGGGCGCGAGTGGGCGGTGGAGGGTGACCAGAACCGGGCCGTCGACGCCTACGAGGAGGCGCTGAGCATCCTGCGCGCCCTGCCGCCCGAGCGCACCCGCGACGTGCTGCTCGCGCACACCCACCTCGCCTTCTACCAGACGCTCGCGCTCTCGGGGGCCGCAGAAGGGCAGGAACACCTGCACCTCGGCGTGAGCTACGCCCGCTCCACCCGCGACCCCCT from Deinococcus aetherius includes:
- the pnp gene encoding polyribonucleotide nucleotidyltransferase, translating into MIGKTYTTMLGGRELSIETGRLAKLVSGSVTLRYGDTMLLVTAQARDDKSTLDFLPLTVEFEERHYSVGKIPGSFHRREGRPGERAILSARITDRQIRPLFPKGYRHETQVIITVISADQQNLPDVLGPIGASAALSVSDIPWNGPTACVRVGQVDGEYVLNPTSDQLTRSTLDLVVAGTRQAVIMVEAGAQEVPEESLVGAIEFAHAGMQGVLDLIETMRAELGREKFNFLADGDLSPDLVPELAEAARAEGLRDALLTTRKKERSANLKALRNRLIEARVPDPGAEGAAGQVEALKDAFAKVEKQELRRLIIEEDLRADGRNTRTVRPIWIEVRPLPRAHGSAIFTRGETQVLGVATLGTERDELLVDDLTAEENDRFLLHYNFPPYSTGEVKRMGGQSRREVGHGNLAKRAIRAVLPAFDDFPYVLRVVGEVLESNGSSSMATVCAGTLALMDAGVPLRAPVAGVAMGLVMEGERYRILTDILGLEDALGDMDFKVCGTAQGVTALQMDIKVGGITPAVMREALTQAREARLYILGKMAEVLPAPRPELSPTAPRILTLRINPELIGKVIGPGGKQIRELEAMGAQITVEEDGTVRIFSADGQAAEAVRGRIEGLTKTARVGEEYEGTVVKTAPFGAFVNLFPGQDGMLHISQISEQRINAVEDALNVGDQLRVKIANIDDRGKIDLIRPELEGKIAPREPRPARAGGGDRGPRPPRRD